One region of Pyramidobacter sp. YE332 genomic DNA includes:
- a CDS encoding PhoU domain-containing protein, whose protein sequence is MYTLVQQMTIGAREALAKAVAGLCTLDVGAEEDVICGDDAIDELEEQIDQECLYSIAMRQPMREDLRYVYAVMKIITDIERIGDQAVNVAERLKEYVNDYHGRAPLPKIDDLLDVSRRCSEMIDDFLAALDKEDGGVLAVIREKRRETVRICRKCAESLMQRLSSPYLSETPAEIFIAIDLFRHLKRVADHLMNLGEKVYFIATGVSPLTLKRQLVSQGCSHEDSHPTESAK, encoded by the coding sequence ATGTATACGCTGGTTCAGCAGATGACGATCGGCGCCAGAGAGGCTCTGGCCAAAGCCGTCGCGGGGCTGTGCACTCTCGACGTGGGCGCGGAAGAGGATGTCATCTGCGGCGACGACGCGATCGACGAGCTGGAAGAGCAGATCGATCAGGAGTGCCTTTATTCCATCGCCATGCGGCAGCCGATGCGCGAGGATCTGCGCTATGTCTATGCGGTCATGAAGATCATCACGGATATCGAGCGCATCGGCGATCAGGCGGTCAACGTCGCCGAACGGCTGAAAGAGTATGTCAACGATTACCACGGGCGCGCGCCGCTGCCCAAGATCGACGATCTGCTTGACGTTTCGCGCCGATGCAGCGAGATGATCGACGACTTTCTGGCCGCGCTCGATAAAGAAGACGGCGGCGTGCTCGCCGTGATCCGCGAAAAACGTCGCGAAACCGTGCGGATTTGCCGTAAATGCGCCGAGTCGTTGATGCAGCGTCTTTCTTCCCCTTATCTGTCGGAGACGCCTGCGGAAATCTTCATCGCGATTGACCTTTTTCGCCATCTGAAGCGTGTGGCCGATCACCTGATGAACTTGGGAGAAAAAGTTTACTTCATCGCGACGGGCGTTTCTCCTTTGACTTTGAAAAGACAGCTCGTCAGCCAGGGCTGCTCTCATGAAGATTCGCATCCTACTGAAAGCGCAAAATGA
- a CDS encoding Na/Pi symporter, which produces MLYFTSFVNILGGLALFLFGVDQSSRFFRENMSANARNSMARFTKKKAQAFLLGVVLSALTQSSTIATSFAVGFVDVGMLSFAGSLIVMMGASLGGTFVSFLLSLNLFDYAPLMFGVSYFLCKSRNKWVSSGFGVLRCLALIFLGMQVLGLGTKTLFADPEFSRLMTRWASDALVMGIIAFIGSGVLQSSSAIMALGIALAASNALPATSALPIALGAHIGSTTMVVLAGMSGSLSAQRLGYATFFFKLLGGLIFLCFLPFVHRTFVSLGISAAQELVYGQVLIATFNILVFLPFPQFLTWIGVRLVSGSGSLSEPRYIDEKILDVPELAVMLLSKEMGRLSNYMEAYLQMLLEPQQRNGALFGKLPRAIADLCESCQEFAYHIRVPAEEEKVSEDFTIISYTMSILRGMSKLLTGSIRSHLESTAVHDALRALLGNGVWERWCKLSRKCMRSALCAFVIGEKGQVHALESQEAELAGLSNQIRREVGESTSYDRNASRAVRLVSLMQGFLAMAKEVAEGEEFTKKQARYSTGRAFSEWKEGAVSGD; this is translated from the coding sequence GTGCTGTATTTCACCAGCTTTGTCAATATCTTGGGAGGTTTGGCGCTGTTCCTTTTCGGCGTCGACCAGAGCTCGCGCTTTTTTCGTGAGAATATGAGCGCGAACGCCAGAAACTCGATGGCCCGTTTTACGAAGAAGAAAGCGCAGGCTTTTTTGTTGGGCGTGGTCCTTTCCGCGCTCACGCAGAGCAGCACCATCGCTACGTCGTTTGCCGTCGGATTCGTGGATGTCGGCATGCTGAGCTTCGCCGGCTCGCTGATCGTGATGATGGGGGCCAGCCTGGGCGGCACGTTCGTGTCCTTCCTTTTGAGTCTGAATCTGTTCGATTACGCGCCGCTCATGTTCGGCGTGTCCTATTTCCTCTGCAAGAGCAGGAATAAATGGGTCAGTTCCGGTTTCGGCGTGCTTCGCTGCCTGGCGCTGATCTTTCTCGGGATGCAGGTTCTGGGTTTGGGCACGAAGACGCTTTTTGCCGATCCCGAGTTCAGCCGGCTGATGACGCGCTGGGCGTCAGACGCGCTGGTGATGGGGATCATCGCTTTCATCGGCTCGGGCGTGCTGCAAAGCAGCTCGGCCATCATGGCGCTGGGGATCGCCTTGGCCGCGTCGAACGCTTTGCCGGCGACTTCCGCACTGCCCATCGCTCTGGGAGCGCACATCGGTTCCACGACCATGGTGGTGTTGGCGGGCATGAGCGGTTCGCTCAGCGCGCAGCGCCTCGGCTATGCGACGTTCTTCTTCAAGCTGTTGGGGGGGCTGATTTTCTTGTGCTTCTTGCCCTTCGTCCACAGGACGTTCGTCTCCCTCGGCATCTCCGCCGCTCAGGAACTGGTGTACGGTCAAGTGCTGATCGCAACGTTCAACATTCTCGTCTTTCTGCCTTTCCCTCAATTTCTTACGTGGATCGGCGTCCGGCTTGTATCGGGCAGCGGCAGCCTGAGCGAACCCCGCTATATCGACGAAAAGATCCTGGACGTTCCCGAACTGGCGGTCATGCTTTTGTCAAAGGAAATGGGACGCCTCTCCAACTACATGGAGGCGTATCTGCAGATGCTGCTCGAACCGCAGCAGCGCAACGGCGCGCTTTTTGGAAAACTGCCTCGGGCGATCGCCGATTTGTGCGAATCGTGCCAGGAATTTGCCTATCATATTCGCGTTCCTGCCGAAGAAGAAAAAGTGTCGGAGGATTTTACGATCATCAGTTACACGATGTCAATCCTGCGCGGCATGTCCAAGCTGCTGACAGGATCGATCCGATCGCATCTGGAGTCGACGGCGGTTCATGACGCGCTCCGCGCGCTTCTGGGAAACGGCGTGTGGGAGCGCTGGTGCAAACTGTCGCGCAAGTGTATGCGGTCCGCTCTGTGCGCCTTTGTCATTGGCGAGAAAGGCCAGGTCCACGCGCTGGAAAGCCAGGAAGCGGAACTTGCCGGCCTGAGCAACCAGATTCGCCGTGAAGTGGGCGAGAGCACTTCTTACGACCGCAACGCCTCCCGGGCTGTCCGTCTGGTCTCCCTGATGCAGGGGTTCCTGGCCATGGCGAAAGAGGTGGCCGAGGGCGAAGAGTTCACCAAGAAACAGGCAAGATATTCGACCGGAAGAGCTTTTTCCGAGTGGAAGGAGGGGGCTGTGAGTGGCGACTAA
- a CDS encoding tripartite tricarboxylate transporter permease yields the protein MELLTNLWSGLRNLIGAGPLLIVTAGVVVGILGGAMPGMSPSMAVAILLPFTFGMSPTMGLVMLCAIYLASNYGGSVTAVMINTPGTPSAVVTAFDGYPLAKSGKPGYGLGISLVASVWGGFIGVVILVLFSAPLANFALKFWPAEYFSLALMGLSTVSSMAGRKWAESLMAVLLGLMLNTIGLDHVNGVSRFTFDILNLYDGFSFVPALIGLFALSEVFANIEENDYRAYEAAQERVSEWPSLKTYLGLEWSIVRSSVLGTLIGIFPGAGGTIASFLAYDMEKRLSNHPETFGTGAYEGVAAAEAANSASVGGALVPLLTLGIPGSASTAVLIGALMIHELRPGPELFAKQPELVYTLFSSLFVANIVLYFLGTWGSRLWIRVTKIPKTVLYPLIFAFAIVGSFAVRSSVFDVGVCLGFGVLGWILKKFHYPLSPIVLGLVLGALIETNLQMTLIMGGPQLLYTRPLSAVLLAITGVMLLAPIFSELKNKKAAKADR from the coding sequence ATGGAATTGTTGACGAACCTTTGGTCGGGGCTTCGCAATCTGATCGGCGCCGGCCCGTTGCTCATTGTCACCGCCGGCGTCGTCGTCGGCATTCTCGGCGGCGCGATGCCGGGCATGTCGCCGTCCATGGCGGTGGCGATTTTGCTGCCGTTCACGTTTGGCATGTCGCCGACGATGGGGCTGGTGATGCTGTGCGCGATTTATCTGGCTTCGAATTACGGCGGTTCGGTCACGGCCGTCATGATCAACACGCCGGGAACGCCGTCGGCGGTCGTCACGGCTTTCGACGGCTATCCTCTGGCAAAGAGCGGCAAGCCGGGCTATGGTTTGGGAATTTCCCTTGTCGCCTCCGTGTGGGGCGGCTTTATCGGCGTCGTTATCCTCGTGCTGTTCTCGGCGCCGCTGGCGAATTTTGCGTTGAAGTTCTGGCCGGCCGAATACTTCTCGTTGGCGCTGATGGGACTGTCCACGGTTTCGTCCATGGCCGGCCGGAAGTGGGCGGAGTCGCTGATGGCGGTGCTGCTGGGTCTTATGCTGAACACGATTGGCCTGGATCATGTCAACGGCGTGAGCCGTTTTACCTTCGACATTCTCAATCTATACGATGGATTTTCTTTTGTGCCGGCGCTGATCGGGCTGTTCGCCCTCAGCGAAGTTTTCGCCAACATCGAAGAAAACGATTATCGAGCGTATGAAGCGGCGCAGGAGCGCGTGTCGGAGTGGCCGTCGCTCAAAACTTACTTGGGGCTGGAGTGGTCCATTGTCCGTTCGAGCGTTCTGGGAACGCTGATCGGCATTTTCCCCGGCGCCGGCGGGACGATCGCTTCTTTTCTGGCGTATGACATGGAAAAAAGGTTGTCCAACCATCCCGAGACGTTCGGCACGGGAGCTTATGAGGGCGTTGCGGCCGCGGAGGCGGCCAACAGCGCCTCGGTCGGCGGCGCGCTGGTGCCGCTGCTGACGCTGGGGATCCCCGGCAGCGCCTCCACGGCGGTGTTGATCGGCGCGTTGATGATCCACGAACTGCGCCCTGGCCCGGAGCTCTTTGCGAAGCAGCCCGAACTGGTATATACTTTGTTCTCGAGTCTGTTTGTCGCGAATATCGTGCTCTATTTTCTGGGCACGTGGGGCAGCCGCCTGTGGATCAGGGTGACGAAAATCCCCAAGACCGTGCTTTATCCGCTGATCTTTGCGTTCGCGATCGTCGGCAGTTTTGCCGTCCGCTCGTCGGTGTTCGACGTCGGCGTATGTCTCGGCTTCGGCGTGCTCGGCTGGATTCTGAAGAAATTCCATTATCCGCTGTCGCCGATCGTGCTGGGGCTGGTACTGGGGGCATTGATCGAGACGAATCTGCAGATGACGCTGATCATGGGCGGGCCGCAGCTCCTCTATACGCGTCCCCTGAGCGCAGTGCTCCTGGCGATCACGGGCGTGATGCTTTTGGCGCCTATTTTTTCCGAGCTGAAGAATAAGAAAGCCGCGAAAGCGGATCGTTGA
- a CDS encoding tripartite tricarboxylate transporter TctB family protein has translation MQSMQELALSLNNPRGLVVIAGVCAAVLAVSALFFVVCGKRDRLGSLLVSTAFVELSVVFIFLTNGLEEMEGMDSSSKLMPYLWSLPLLVVSLFQLFRTWRAPRVKAVGHGRVDKVFWAFAIVAAAISQFDTLGFFVCTAAMLALLMLLLGERRILLILGTAACWVLFTWFVFNKVLLLGLPAGTLFSKLFM, from the coding sequence ATGCAGTCAATGCAGGAACTTGCCTTGTCGCTGAACAATCCGCGCGGTCTGGTCGTGATCGCCGGAGTCTGCGCGGCAGTTCTCGCGGTATCCGCGCTGTTTTTCGTTGTCTGCGGCAAAAGGGACCGGCTGGGCTCGCTGCTGGTGTCGACGGCTTTTGTCGAGCTGTCTGTCGTATTTATCTTTCTGACGAACGGCCTTGAAGAGATGGAAGGCATGGACAGCAGTTCGAAGCTGATGCCCTATCTGTGGTCGCTGCCGCTGCTGGTCGTTTCCCTGTTTCAGCTGTTTCGCACGTGGCGGGCCCCCCGCGTCAAAGCCGTCGGGCATGGGCGCGTCGATAAAGTTTTCTGGGCTTTTGCGATTGTGGCGGCGGCTATCTCGCAGTTCGACACGCTGGGTTTTTTCGTTTGTACGGCGGCCATGCTGGCGCTGCTGATGCTGCTTTTGGGCGAGCGGCGGATCCTGCTGATTTTGGGAACCGCGGCCTGTTGGGTTCTGTTCACGTGGTTTGTTTTCAACAAGGTGCTCCTGCTCGGTCTTCCGGCGGGAACGCTTTTCAGCAAGCTGTTCATGTGA
- a CDS encoding tripartite tricarboxylate transporter substrate binding protein, with amino-acid sequence MRFRKAMSCAFVLCAAMFASAACAAYPERPIHIVNYVAPGGLMDVTSRKFISVAAKYTDATFVVENVTGAGGLVGLGHVLQQPADGYTVFAPTTAVVNKVLSSKKNEDEMIWSMEWVAMLMRDPECVIGAAEGEFNTFEKVVADAKAKNGTQLWSGPAPGGNDHVLATKVWRIVGMKAKWVPYKSGPEAMMGTLSGQSVAYVGNPADMAGRPGYKILALCRGERLPQFPDAPTFKELGYEGLENEIMWRGFAIRKGAPEEAYAWWEELNKKVAADPEWKEYLERDGIDVVDWGREKFTAQVRNDVENVRLALREAGMIK; translated from the coding sequence GTGAGATTCCGTAAGGCAATGTCATGCGCTTTCGTTCTGTGTGCGGCGATGTTTGCTTCGGCTGCCTGCGCAGCCTATCCCGAGCGCCCTATCCACATTGTGAATTACGTGGCCCCGGGCGGACTGATGGACGTGACCAGCCGCAAGTTCATCTCTGTCGCCGCCAAGTACACCGACGCGACCTTTGTGGTCGAGAACGTGACGGGCGCCGGCGGGCTGGTGGGGCTGGGGCACGTGCTTCAGCAGCCGGCGGACGGTTATACGGTTTTCGCCCCTACGACCGCCGTCGTCAACAAAGTCTTGTCCTCCAAGAAAAACGAGGACGAGATGATCTGGAGTATGGAATGGGTCGCGATGCTGATGCGCGATCCCGAATGCGTCATCGGCGCCGCGGAAGGCGAGTTCAACACGTTCGAGAAAGTCGTCGCCGACGCGAAAGCCAAGAACGGCACCCAGCTGTGGAGCGGCCCCGCTCCCGGCGGCAACGATCATGTGCTGGCGACCAAAGTCTGGCGCATCGTCGGCATGAAGGCCAAATGGGTTCCCTACAAGAGCGGTCCCGAAGCCATGATGGGGACGCTGAGCGGCCAAAGCGTGGCTTACGTGGGCAATCCCGCCGACATGGCCGGGCGTCCCGGCTACAAGATCCTCGCCCTGTGCCGCGGCGAGCGCCTGCCGCAGTTCCCCGACGCGCCGACGTTCAAGGAGCTGGGGTACGAAGGGCTCGAGAACGAGATCATGTGGCGCGGTTTCGCCATCCGCAAAGGCGCGCCCGAAGAGGCCTACGCGTGGTGGGAAGAACTGAACAAAAAAGTCGCTGCCGATCCGGAATGGAAAGAATATCTCGAGCGCGACGGCATCGACGTGGTCGACTGGGGGCGCGAGAAGTTCACCGCGCAGGTCAGGAACGACGTAGAGAACGTCCGGCTTGCGCTTCGCGAAGCCGGGATGATCAAGTAA
- a CDS encoding Ppx/GppA phosphatase family protein, producing MAPRKAIIDVGTNSIKFCLAEGTGAGGYKVVKDVNDIVRLGEGLKDAGCIGAEALERNARSVANFAEEAKAAGADEIIAVGTMALRVAKNAADFIARVKELCGVELRVLTGEEEAQLSYVAVMSGIEGAAEADLMTMDTGGGSTEFVFGKAGRLVRKFSLNVGAVRFTEQYLAEMPVTANKLAEAQAAIAKELTDGGVAGPVAFLVGMGGTVTSMASVKHQMAQYDPDVIQGSTLSLDDVNAQIADYAAKTLDQRREIVGLQPKRADVILAGACIVKAVLELTGAREMTVSDRSLRHGLLFQLFKA from the coding sequence ATGGCTCCGAGAAAAGCGATCATCGATGTCGGTACCAACTCGATCAAGTTCTGTCTGGCGGAAGGGACCGGGGCCGGCGGGTACAAAGTCGTCAAGGACGTCAATGACATTGTCCGTCTTGGCGAAGGGCTGAAAGACGCCGGCTGCATCGGCGCGGAGGCGCTGGAGCGCAACGCGCGGTCCGTGGCGAATTTTGCAGAGGAAGCGAAAGCGGCCGGAGCCGACGAGATCATCGCCGTGGGGACGATGGCTTTGCGCGTTGCCAAAAATGCCGCGGATTTTATCGCCCGCGTCAAAGAGCTCTGCGGCGTGGAGCTGCGCGTGCTTACCGGCGAAGAAGAAGCCCAGCTTTCCTACGTGGCGGTCATGTCGGGCATCGAAGGGGCCGCTGAGGCCGATCTGATGACGATGGATACCGGCGGCGGCAGCACGGAGTTTGTTTTTGGCAAAGCCGGCAGGCTGGTGAGAAAGTTCAGTCTCAACGTGGGGGCCGTCCGCTTTACCGAGCAGTACCTCGCGGAAATGCCCGTCACCGCGAATAAACTGGCGGAAGCGCAGGCGGCCATTGCCAAAGAGCTGACCGACGGTGGCGTTGCCGGTCCCGTCGCGTTCCTTGTCGGCATGGGCGGCACGGTCACCAGCATGGCTTCGGTGAAGCATCAAATGGCTCAATACGATCCCGACGTGATTCAGGGATCCACGCTGAGTCTCGACGACGTAAACGCTCAGATCGCAGACTATGCGGCCAAGACGCTGGATCAGCGCCGCGAGATCGTCGGCCTCCAGCCCAAGCGGGCCGACGTGATCCTAGCTGGCGCCTGCATCGTCAAGGCCGTTCTCGAACTGACCGGCGCCAGGGAAATGACGGTCAGCGACCGCAGCCTGCGGCATGGTTTGTTGTTTCAGCTCTTTAAAGCTTAA